The Victivallis sp. Marseille-Q1083 DNA window CCGGCAACAACATGCTGGCCAGAATAGCGATGATCGCGATCACCACCAGCAATTCAATCAGCGTAAAATGCTTCTTTTCCATGATGAACGTCCTTTCCGGAATGTTTGAAACCATAATTTTATTTTTTCAACAACGGACCGGTGGAATTGCGGACGATGATCTCGGTGGTATTACGGTACCATTGCAGATTTTCGCTGATTTCCTGAAATGTCCGTTTTCCTTCCACCAGATCGATCAGACAACTGCCGGCCTGCTTGCCCATCGCAAAATTATGATAATCGACCGTACTCATCGGAATAACGCCATAACGGCTCAACGGCGTTTCGCTGGCCAATACGCTGATTTCCTCCGGGCATCTGCCGCCATGGCCGATAAAGCGCCCCAGGAAACCGGCGCAAAACTGATCGTCGGCAATCAGGGCGGTAAAGCGTCGTTCCGGATCGGTTTCGAACCAGCGATCCGCCAGCAATTCTCCTTCGTCGAACTCGGCCCGGGTGAAGTGCGGAAATTCCAGAATCAAATCCTGCCAGTTGAAGCGCTTCAACAGCCGCTCCCAGGCTTCCAGATAAATGCGTTCCGTCACCTCGTAATAGGCCGGAAACGCCAACCGGCGATGCCCCAGATTGTAAAAGAAGCTGATGATCTCTTCCGTCGTCTTCTTTTCATCATTGTTGATGCAGAGCACATCTTCCGGATAATGTCCGCCGACGATGACGAACGGCACATCGGTGGCCTGCAGCTCGCGAATCACCGCCAGGTCGGTAATCCCGGCCAGCACCAGGCCGTCGACGTTGCGCTGCTGAATATTCGCCGGCATGATAAAATCATTGATACTGCTCAAATCGTACGTCGAGATCACCAAATGATAATTCCGGCTCCGGCAGATGTCGTGGACGCCGGAAAGAATCGTCGCAAAATAATTGTTGGCCAGCCCGAGCGTCACCTTGCAGGAAAGCAGAAAACCGATCTGGAACGTCCGTTTGCCGGACAAAGTTCTGGCGGCACTCTGCGGGACATAATTGTATTTACCGATAATATCCAGTACGCGCTGCCGGGTGGCATCGCTGGTTTTGCGGCGATTGTTCAACACCGCCGATACTGCCGCCGTCGACACGCCGGCCAGTTCCGCGATATCGCGAATCCGGAGATTACCAGAAGTTTTTCGAATCGTTTCCGCCATATCGTTCACCTTCGCAATCTTATTTTTTCCGGTCCTGAATTCAGTAAACCGAAACCGGCCGTTTACCATCGTACGTATTATAGTATAGTAAATCGATTAACAAAAAGCAATACCTCAATTCAAAAAAATTGAAAAAAAGTCGATTTTTTTCCCTTGTCGCCGCCAAAAACCGGCAACCCGACGCATTTGCATACAGTTCGACGGTGAAATCCGCCACAATTCCGGTTGCAATCCACCCCCAAACGGAACTTGGGGTATTCCGCTATTCGCCACCGCCAAGCACCTGCCGGCTTCAACTCACCCCCAGGCGGGAACTGGGTGGTATTTAACACCAGAAAAGTCAAGGAGCAACATGTTTCAATTCACACCCAGGCGAGAACTGGGTGGATAAGATGTCCCCACCAGCATACAGCTTGACTGTTTCAATTCACACCCAGGCGAGAACTGGGTGTTCATGGCCGGGGTAGCGGGATTGTCGGTAGTGGTTTCAATTCACACCCAGGCGAGAACTGGGTGAAATTCGGCCGAAGTCGTCGGGAACCATTCCTTGTTTCAATTCACACCCAGGCGAGAACTGGGTGTGGAGCTGGAAATTACCGACATGACCACCGGAGTTTCAATTCACACCCAGGCGAGAACTGGGTGGATTTGGTTAATCGTAAAGTTGTGAGCGACAATGTTTCAATTCACACCCAGGCGAGAACTGGGTGGCTCGATCGGGTGTTGAAAACTCATTACAAAATGGTTTCAATTCACACCCAGGCGAGAACTGGGTGTGGATAAACGGCCTTTGTTTACCAACTTTAACGGTTTCAATTCACACCCAGGCGAGAACTGGGTGTAATACCGTTGGTATTAGGCATTCTAGTAAAACAGTTTCAATTCACACCCAGGCGAGAACTGGGTGGCTATGAATGTATTTTGGTTTTTCGCCGGCGTCTGTTTCAATTCACACCCAGGCGAGAACTGGGTGTGGCTGGAAGCGACCAGCCACCCGAAAAATCCCGATGTTTCAATTCACACCCAGGCGAGAACTGGGTGTTCGGGCCTTTGAATGGACGGTGCCGCTGATTGTTTCAATTCACACCCAGGCGAGAACTGGGTGTAGATTTCAACAATCTTTGACCATCCATTCGGAGTTTCAATTCACACCCAGGCGAGAACTGGGTGTCCGAAGACAAGAACATTGATCCGACTGATGTTGTTTCAATTCACACCCAGGCGAGAACTGGGTGAAACGATTTAAATAATAGATGCGAACATCAAAGTTTCAATTCACACCCAGGCGAGAACTGGGTGAATCTTGGATATACCAATAGGCATACTGCATGGGTTTCAATTCACACCCAGGCGAGAACTGGGTGAAGATGGATAGCAATAACTTGTTTCTTTGTTCTGTTTCAATTCACACCCAGGCGAGAACTGGGTGAACAAACATGGGGAGGCGTTTATAACCTATTTGTTTCAATTCACACCCAGGCGAGAACTGGGTGATATCCGAACTCGAAAGACATCAGGAGTTTATGTTTCAATTCACACCCAGGCGAGAACTGGGTGGCCAATATTATAACTCTTTCAGACTCAGTTATCAAACAACTCATTTCCGCGAATCACTCGAAAATTGAAAAAAGGAATGTAGATAAAATCAATAAAAGCATGTTATTTCCTTGATTGATAAAAGGTGCGAAGCTCAGCTCAAACGTCCCGCTGACCTGAGCTTCGCACTCAAACATTACAGCAATAAAGTATCTCGCCCCAGATCGACAATTGCTCTCACGCCAAAATGTTCCACTTTACCGGCCCATTTGGCACCCAAATTATAAATCCGCAAACTATCTTCTCCCATGTTTATTTCTCTCAGCAATCTGGCTTTCAATTCCAGAAAACCGGCCCAATCGATTTCACACTCAAAAACAGAATTCTGTACTCGCAAACCGTAATCTTTGCAAAGCTTGGCGACCCGGCGCAAACGCCGCTTACCTCCTTCGCTGTTGACCGCGACATCATAACTGACGATTACCCGCATAATACCTCACTTCCAAATATAAGGAACATACGCCTCCACTTCCCCGCGCAAATATTTGGCCAACAATCGCGCCTGAATCCAGAACAGCAAACCGACCGGAATTTTCTCTCCGATCACCGGATGTACCACAATTTCCTGTTTGCGCTGCTGCCAGGCTGTCAAGAACTTTTTTCGGCCTTCGTCATTCAACCAGACTGCCCCGTTGCTCAAAACCTGAAAATCACCCGCACCAATCTGTTTCAGATTAATCAAAGACAAGCTGAGCCGGTCCCCCAGACAAGCACGATACTCTTCCAGCATATCCAACGCAAGACTTGCCCGGCCCGGACGATCACAATGCAGGAAACCGGAGGCCGGATCCAATCCGACCGATTCCAGTGCGCCGACCACTTCATTCAACAGAATTGTGTAGGCAAACGACAACAAGGCATTCACCCGATCCAGCGGCGGGCGCCGACTTCGGCCCTGAAATTGAAATTCATCGCTCTTGTTCAAGATCAAATGATCGAACACCCCAAAATAGACGTCGGCAGCCTTGCCTTCAATGCCGCGCATCACTTCAACCTCCGTGGCCTGCCGTAAGCCATCAATCAACTGGCTCAACTGACGAATCGCCAGTCTCACCGGCTGGTTCTCCGGCTCATGATCCCGACAAAAGCGCCGCAGGACCGCTCGAGTATTGGCCAATTTGCCGGCCAGCAGAAACATAGTCATTCGCGCGGCACCTTCCACCGTGTCGGCCACCCGGTATTGCGCCCGCCGCAATAACACATTGCCGCTCACTGGCCCTTGAACCCGCGCTAGAAAATGGCCGTTTTCATCGCAAAAGGCAATCGAGACTTCATTTTCTGCACAAAAATGCATCAGATATGGGGAGCAGGCAACCCGGCCAAACACAACAATCCCCTTCAGATTATGGATCGGAAACCGACCAGCCTCCTTCCCATCAATCTGTACGGCTACCGCCTGTCCGTCTTTATTTAGGTAAGCCCCTTGCGTGGTCACATATAAAACATTCTGCAGTTTTCTCATTCCAACGCCTCCTCGAATTGTTTCCAACTTGAAACATCTTCCTTTCGGATGGGCAAGCAGTAATCCGCCACCGAGCAGGCGGCACATTTTCGGCGCTGGTAGACTGCCGGTGGAGAAATTTTCTCGATAATCAATTGATGGCAAGCCATCACGTTCTCCAGTGTCAACTGCCGCAACGGCCCGTCAATCTTCACTTCCACCCGCTCACGTGTTTCAAAATAAAATAGAAAAGCACGTTCGATCGCTCGATTCATCATTTCTTCCAGACAAAGCGCCTGTGCACACAACTGCACTTCATCACAGCGTTCCGTTTTCGGTTTCCCCCGCTTATATTCAATCGGATAAACTTCGGAAACCTTTCCTTTGACGATGAATTCAACCGCATCAGCCCGGCCGGTCAACCCCAAGCGTCTGGAACACAATGGCAGCGAATATTCCACCCGGCGACGGCCGCCAGACCGCACGCCGGGTAAATCGACCCGACAGTGAAGTACCTTACCTGACATCGTGAAAAAATTCTCACTCCAATATTGCTCCAATTCCAAGATAGCAAACTGGCGCGAGCAGAACAAATAATGCTGCAAACGTGAAATCAGCAACCATTCTTCTTCCGGGTATTCCATCTCCATCGGTTCCTTTCGGAGCGGCAATCAAAGTTTTTCGATTATTTCCACCCGGTCCGGACAAGCGCCACGATCGATTTCCACCCGATAGTCGGCAAAAGACCGTGGCGGCAATTCGCTTGATCCGGCTTGTTCAATTTTCACCAGATCGAACAATTTCCAGGCCGGCGCGTCGCCCAGCGGATCGGCGTGTTTGAAAACGATCAACTTGCGCGTCGACATCACACCGCGTGCCGCCGAACGGTCATATTCGAACATGTTCATCAACGCCTGCCAGAACAGTTCGAGGTCCTTCCCGCAAAATCCGGTCTGCTTCGCCAGTTGCGGCGAAACGAACCCTTTGGCGACATACAATCCATATGGAACGGTGTATTTCCGGCCCATCGTACGGTTGTCGCCTTTCTGCTTGACGGCCTCTTTCTCCGTCGCCACCGCCATCCGGGTAATGCTGTGTTCCAGTGTCACCACCGGCTCCACCGAACGGGCGAAAGTCAACTGCACCGGTCCGCGTACTTGTCCGGCATTCTCGCCGGTACTCATCACCGCACCGAAGGTACGGATGTCATAATAATTCCGGCACATCCACTGCCGGGCGGTTTCCGTCCGCCTGCCGTCATCTTTTGCATTGACGGCCTTCACTTCCTCCGAAGCGAAAGCCCGGCTGATCTCATCGTTGAGAATCGCCTTTTCCTTGATGAAAATATCAAATCCGTCCGCCAGTTCTTTGACCAGTTGCACATAATTGCGCACCTTACGCTTCAGACAGACATCGGTCACCAATCCGAAGCCGGTTTCAGCATCAACCCGAGGCAGATTGCCGGCATCCGGATCGCCGTTCGGATTACCGTCCTGAACATCGAAAACAATCATGAAATCATAACGGTTATTCAAAGCGTCGCTCATCTTTCATTCCTTTTTTATTCATTATTATCCGTAGGTAAAGTTACTGCTGCGTCTTGTCCGCATTAGCCGTAAACAAATCCTTCATTTGATGATAATAGCCGATACTGAAACGGCCTTGATCTCTCAATGTCAAATGAGCCGGAAAATCATTGATTTTATCAATGATCTCTTCCAACAGTCCTTTAAAATTGATTTGCCGATCTATCGACAATTTATCCAGATGATGCCCATTCAATGCCAACAATCGGCCAAACACCACACTCGGAGTTGTCGAGGCGGCACCGTAATAGCGGTCGCGAACCGTCGCGTTGATGCCCGGCTGTGCTTCTCCTTGGCATTTTTCCAACACGGCAAACAATCGGCCGCATAGATAACCGCTGTTGCCATTTTCCCGATCCAGTCCCATTTTTATCTCCTTTCCGTGATCTTCCGACAATTTCCGGTTCAAATACGCCTTCAAAATCGCCGCCCGGGATGCTGTAATTTCCCGGGTGGCGCGGATTCGCCGCAAACACTGCTGAAACAGGGCATCCGGATAAGGTTTTCCCTCCAGCACCGCCGACAGCGTCGCGGCGGTCAGCGGCTCAGCAACATTTTTCATTTTACAATCCAATGCCGTGGCAGCTAACAGTGACGTCAGTGATGAATAGGGATAATCGCGGGGACTTCTGACGATGATCTTCGGGTGCGCTGTAATTCTGATCGATGAAGATGAATAGGGATAATCGCGGGGACTTCTGACGATGGCCAAGTCCTCGAAATGCCGACAAAGATTCCGGGCAAATTCCTGTACTGTTCCTACCTTCCAGCACCGGACCGCAATCCGCGTTATATTCGGAGAAAGGCTCAAAAAATAAAACTGCGTTTCCTGCCCCTCCGGTCGCCGTCCGGTATAGACAGACTTCATAAACGACTGGACTAGTTCAGTCTGGCGATCCGGGTTGTCTTTGCTATTCTGCACCATCAGCCGTATCAGTTCGTCCAACTCTTCGGCCGCCGGATTTTCCTCCGCCGCCCAGAACACCGTGGTGACGCCACCGAGAGAAAATTTATTCTCCGATCCTTTGGCCAACAACGTATTAAGCGCCGTCGAACAGGCGAATTCCGCCATCTGGCCGATTGGCGCATTGAAACACTGCTCTCTTCCATAGGAATCATAACCGCTGTTTTTCTGAAAACTGACCAATGCAGCATTACTTTTGCCGCCGGGAACCGGCGTCGCCTTGAACAAACGAGCCAGCGGGCCGTAAGTGCCGGTAACCAAACAGCGACCGGATACGCTGCCGCCCGCCTTCTCCTCCGACCTTCCCACGGCTGTCGCGGTCACATAATCCTGCACCGCCGGCCGCTCCGCCACCAGCTCCCCGTTCCGCAATTGAAAGGAGAGGTTACAACCGGAAATCGCACAGCAATCCGTCCACAACGGATCTTGCTTCACTTTTTCCAGCTCACCCCGCCGGTAGAACTCCAATACCGCATGGACCCCGGCATCCTGCCGCACCTCCTCCGGCAAATTTTGGAGCTGCTCAACGAAGCGGCCGTGCTGCAAGCGTGCCATCTCCAGGTTTTTCGCCGCCTCTTCCGCCGTTTTCGCCGCTTTCGGCTGGCCGAGCACATAACCATAATGATCCCACAACAGATAGGCGGTCTGCCAACTGCTTCTGCCGGTGCGGCCAATTCCCTGTGGCAACCTGTAAAACCGGCCGAATTTCTTTGTCTCATCCCGGAGGTCGAACAATCCGAAAAAGGTGCCGTCCTCCTCCAGAACGATCAGAAATTTCAATTCCTTATGCTCGAAACCGGGCCTCGGCAGATTGTCGCGCCGCCGATAATATTCATATAAGGCCTGCAGAATCATCTCAGTACCTCCGGCGAATCCTCCTCCGGCACTGTAATCACTCCAGCCATCAATTTCGGTCGGTAGAACATCGACTTCGGCCGGACCGGGTCGCTGAAATCCAGATCGTAAAGCATATAACCCAAATCCCGGTTTTCCGCAATCGGCGGCATCACAGCCCGGTCCGCCGCCAGTTCCGCCGGTTCAAGCAGTTGGAAATTGGCGGCAAATTCCCGGCATCCCAGATACGGCTGATGAAACGTCTGCCCTTTGGCCGCCCGCCGGACGAACATCTCGAAATACTTTTGCGGTGTTTCCGGGCCGTTGTCCGCCAGCGGAGCGTCGTTACTTCGAACATTCGGCGGCAGAAATTCCAGTTCGGCAAACAACCGATAAGCGACATCGCGCAGGCACATCCCGGCCCGCTGCTGGCGGCGCTTTTCGATAAAGATCTCCTTCGTTGCTTTCGATGCCACCGCGTCAACTTCATTGCGCCGGACGGAAAACCAGCAGATCGCCTTCAATACCTCAATCCGCCGGATGTGCCAACGGACCGCCGGCTTCCAGAAAACCGCCGAGAAAATCGCCCTGGCCGCCGACGGCGTGATTACATCGTAACTCACCCGTTCAACTTTCAGCTCCGGCCGGGTAAAACAGGCGTAGTCCCCCCATACTTTCAAACAAAACTCCCGCCTTGGATATTCGCTCAATCCTGCACCTCCTTTCGAAATTCTGTCAATTCGCTTATGCCATCAGCAATTCATCATTGCCGAGCTCCACACCAACGCCTTCCCGATACCAGTTCGGCGTATTCTGCACATAAACGCCGAACAATTCCGCCACCCGGCCGACCTCCAGCTCCCACTCCAGCCGTTTTTTCGGAACGTTCACCGTATACGGCTGCATGGCCCGGAACCGTTCGCGACTCGGCCCCTTCTCCCGCAACTCCTGAATCAACCCAGCACCCTCCCGGTAAGCCGTCACCACCGGCACTTGCCAGGCATCATCGATCAAATGAAAGTCCAAAGCAAAATCATGAAAACTGAAATACAAACTTTTACTCTCTTCCACCAACCGCTTGTTGAATTTCGCTTTATCGAAATCCCGTAAGTCTTTAAACTTACAGCAGCAGTGATAGAACTTTTCAAAATATTCCCGAAAATACTGCGGCGTCAGCGTGAAGTCAGCCGGCAACTGTTTGGCCACCTCGACGCCATGGGAAATCGTACCGGTCGGCAATCTGTTTTCCGATTCAAACAGAATGACCCGGCCATACTCCAATTTTCCTTCCCGGTTGCAACGGCCGGCCGCCTGCGCCAGCGAATCCAGACCGGCCCATTCCCGACAAACAACCGGAAAATCAAAATCAACGCCGGCTTCAACCACTTGGGTCGCCACAACGACGACCGGCCTGTCACCGGCTAAGTCCGCCCTGATCCGCGCCAGACAACAGCTGCGGTCGACCGGACACATCGCCGCCGACAGATGATATTTGTTTTCACTGTGCAGGGCATGAAACAACTCCCGGCAGCCGGCTTTGGTATTGACGATGCACAGTGCCTGCCGCTCGTTATCCAGACGGGCCGCCAGTGCGTCCCGGGACAGCCGACCCGTCCGTTCTAGGCGAACCCGGCATAACTCCGACGCCCATTTTTCCGGGTCACTGATCAGCGGATAGACCGACGACACCCCTGGACAACAGCATTCTGAAGGGCCGATCCATTCCGCCTCTAGAGACGGCAGAGTTGCCGAGCACAACACCACACTGCAACCGAAATGCTTCACCAACATGCGCAGGACGCTCAAAATCGGCCGCAGATGATCCGGCGGTAACATCTGCACTTCATCCAGGATGACCACGCTGCGGGCGATATTGTGCACTTTCCGCACCTGAGAAGCATTGGCGCCCAACAAAGATTCCAGCAATTGTACATTGGTAGTGACGACAATCGGCATATCCCAATTTTCCACCGCTAACTCTCTTTGCGCCGACAGTTCCGTTTTTTTGTCGTCGTCGAAAGGGATGAAGTCGGCATGGTGTTCCAGTACGTTTACCGCACCGAAAATCTTCCGGTAAATTGCCGCCGTCTGTTCGATGATCGAACAATACGGAATCGCCATGATCACCCGATCCAGACCGAATTTCCGCCGATGCCGAAGCGCAAATGCCATTGAGGCCAACGTCTTGCCACCACCGGTCGGCACATTCAGCGAAAAAAAGCCCGGTTGCCGCTCCGCGTTTTGAAGAACCTCCGCCAATATCGCCCGCCGGGAAGCGTTGACCGAAGTAACGACGGCCTCTTGCTGCAATCCCGTCAGGTAGGCATCGAATTTCTCTTCCAATTGTTCAAAAGATTCATACTGCCGGCGGAACGCCGTCTTCGCCGGTTCGACCGCCGCCTCGGCATTCAGCCGGTCGGCGTCGACCAAGGCCGAGAACAACATCCGAATCCAGAGATGGTAAGATTCCGGATCGGGCAGGAATGCACTGAACTCGTTGAGCAACGCCTTTTTCCCAACGGCAAAATCGACGCTCGGCATCCATTCGATGCAGCCGTCCGGAATGACTTGCTTTCCCTTCCAATGATCAAGTCCGGCCGTATAATTCGGCAAATGGGTATGATGTCCGGCGATGGCATAAGCGGCAACCAACCCTAAATTTCCATACCGATACCAATATTCCGCCGCCGATTCATAAGCATGGTTCTCTCTGCCAACTGACGTCAACAAATATTGCTGCCAACGCGGATCATATTTTCGCCAGTCATGTCCTTCGCCAATCCAGCCGCCCCAGGCCGGACAACCGAATTTGGCGGCGAATCCGGCGGCCAACGCGCTGACACCCGAGAGATGCGCATGCATGGTCTGACCATGCCGCGCCATTGCCTTTCCCATCTTATTCCCTCCGGCTGAAACTTGTTTTGATCAAGAATCGTTTGCCCGTCCGATAAGAAAATTAATGGTTCTTTCAATAAAATACAATAATTTTATAAAAAAATAATCTGAATTTATTCTTTCGAAGTTCCGGCATCACGCCTGGCATGCGGATGCGCTTTGGCATAAGCCTCCTTCATTCGCTGAATGCTGACATGGGTATAGATCTGCGTCGTGCTTAAATTGGCATGGCCGAGCATCTCCTGGACGCTGCGCAAATCGGCGCCGGCATCCAGCAGGTGAGTAGCGAAGGAGTGACGCAACTTGTGCGGCGTCAAATCCGGAGGCAGTCCGGCTTCGGCCAAATAATTTTTCAAGTTGCGCTGAAACGAGCGCGGCGTCAACCGGCCGCCGTCCCGGTTGACGAATACCGGCGCCGCCGGGCACCGGTCGGAAACCCGCAACCGCCGCTGCGCCAGATAAGCGTTCATCGCCGCAATGGCCGGCCGGCCCATCGCCGCCAGCCGCTGCTTTTTGCCTTTGCCTTCCACTTTGATGATCCCTTCGGCCAGGTTGAGGCGGTCAAGGTTCAATCCCATCGCCTCGCTGATCCGCAGCCCGCCGCTGTAGATCAACTCCACCAATGCCAGATCGCGGGCGGCGGCAAATTCCGCCATTTCGTCATTCTTGCAATATCCAAGCTCAATAGCCCGCGCCCAATAACGCCGGACCGCTTCGGTCAACTGATCGATCGCATGGACCGAAAATACCCTGGGCAAAGAAGCCTCCTTGTGCGGCAGACTCAAATTTTCAAATGGATTGACGGCGATAACCTTCTCCCGCAACAGGAAGCGGTAAAAACTGCGCAACGAAGAAATTTTGCGCAAAATGGAATTGCGCGACAACTCCAGCCGGTGCAATTCAAAGAGAAAACTCCTGGCCTGTTCGTGATCGACCGACGGCCAATCGTCGAACCGCTCGTCGCCGTCCCGCATCAAATCGACAAACTGCTGCAAATCCAGCCGATAACTTTCAACCGTATGTTCGCTGTATTCCCGCTCCGTCCGCAGATAACGGGCGAATTGTTCCCGATAACTCATCGGCAGTCGCCTCCGGCTTCTCCTGTTTCCGATCACATTATTCTCATAGTATAACCCAATCAGCCTGAAAATGCAACAAGCCGCCGGAAAAGCGGCGCAATCAACGGAAAAATATTGCCGGAATTACGTTGTAAAGTGGCCGAAAGCATGATAGAGTTATAACAGATGGTTTAAACGCATAGTTGTCAATTTTTTCATCATCGGGAATCAAAAACCAATGTTGTTCAGAGCTCTTTTCAGTACCTTATTGCTGTTCGGCATGGCAGTCGACGCCGCCCCCGGCCTGCCGGCCGCCACGGCCGGCAAAGTGAACGCCACCACGCTCAACGTCCGCGTCAAACCGCAAGGGAACGCCTCCACCGTAGCCAGATTGAAAAATGGCGACCCCGTCCAGGTTGTCGGCGCCAGCGGCGACTGGTATGAAATTCTCGTGCCGGCCAGTTGCCAGGTTTACCTCGCCGCCCAGTTCGTCAAGGACGGCAAAACGACCCGGGAGGTCAATATGCGTTCCGGCGCCGGCGTCGAATTCCAGAGCTACGGGCTGCTGCCGGCCGGTTCCACGGTGAAGGTACTCGGGACCAATGAGCGTAAAGATTGGGTGAAAATCGCGCCGCCGGCCGGTTTGACCGCGTTCGTCAGCAAAAAATACATCGAACTTGCGCCCAACGCCGCCGGGACGCCGCCGGAAAAAACGGTCCCCCCGGCGGAAACAGGCAACGGCGAGTCGGAGTCTCCGCCACCGCAACAGCAGCCGGAGAAAACGCCGCCGGCCGGCCGGATTGTTGACCAGCCGGACCAAACTGTCGCAAAACCGCCGGAAATTCCGGCCGGACCGCCGCAACTGACGCCGGAAGAGCGGGAAAAGAAATTCCTGAACATGCGTTTCATCGCCGACAGCGCCAAAGAGGTGAAAATGGTCGGAGTCGTCCGGGATTTGACCAGCAGCGACCTGGCAGTTTCCCATGCGCTGGTGGAACGCGGCGACGCCGTCGTCACGCCGACGCTCGGCTATCTCTATTGCCGCAACCAGAATCTCGCCGATTTTCTCAATAAAACGGTAAAAATCGAAGGGACGCGCCATCTGGTGGAAGGCTGGAAAGCGCCGGTAATCGAAATAGCCACCATCACCGTGGTTCACGATTGAACAATGATGCACAGCACTTGAGGAGTACAAGAAAGACTATGAAATTATCGCAAATTTTAGGGATCGGTGTTTTTTCGTTTTTCATCAGTTACGGAGCAATCGCCATCGAATTGCCGGACCCGGTGCCGGCGGCGGATGCCGGCCAGCAGGAGGCCGTCGAGGAAGCGCCGCTGCCGCCCCGGGAAGAACAGCCGGTCAACGAAGAACGCTGGTCTTCGATCGTCAAAGTGTTTTCCGTCTGCAGCAGCCCGAATTTTTACCAGCCCTGGCAGAATTACGCCCAGCGTTCCGGCGTCGGATCCGGCTTCGTCATCGAAGGCAACCGGATCATCACCAATGCTCACGTCGTCGCCGACCAGACTTTTCTGATGGTGCGCCGCCCCGGCGATCAACAGCGCTATATCGCCAGACTGCTGGTGGTCGGCCATGATTGCGACCTGGCGATCCTGACCGTCGACGATCCGAATTTTTTCAAGAATATCACGCCGTTGGCCATCGGCACGCTGCCGGACATGCAGAGTTCGGTTTCCGTGCTGGGTTATCCGATCGGCGGCGACAACATCTCGGTCACCGAAGGAGTCATCTCCCGGGTCGAACCGGTCATTTACAGCCATAGCGGCCGCCGCCTGCTGGCGGCCCAGATCGACGCGGCGATCAATCCCGGCAACTCCGGCGGACCGGTGCTGCACGACGGCAAAGTGGTCGGTGTCGCCTTTCAGGGCTTGAGCA harbors:
- the cas5c gene encoding type I-C CRISPR-associated protein Cas5c, which codes for MKVWGDYACFTRPELKVERVSYDVITPSAARAIFSAVFWKPAVRWHIRRIEVLKAICWFSVRRNEVDAVASKATKEIFIEKRRQQRAGMCLRDVAYRLFAELEFLPPNVRSNDAPLADNGPETPQKYFEMFVRRAAKGQTFHQPYLGCREFAANFQLLEPAELAADRAVMPPIAENRDLGYMLYDLDFSDPVRPKSMFYRPKLMAGVITVPEEDSPEVLR
- the cas2 gene encoding CRISPR-associated endonuclease Cas2 produces the protein MRVIVSYDVAVNSEGGKRRLRRVAKLCKDYGLRVQNSVFECEIDWAGFLELKARLLREINMGEDSLRIYNLGAKWAGKVEHFGVRAIVDLGRDTLLL
- the cas8c gene encoding type I-C CRISPR-associated protein Cas8c/Csd1, producing the protein MILQALYEYYRRRDNLPRPGFEHKELKFLIVLEEDGTFFGLFDLRDETKKFGRFYRLPQGIGRTGRSSWQTAYLLWDHYGYVLGQPKAAKTAEEAAKNLEMARLQHGRFVEQLQNLPEEVRQDAGVHAVLEFYRRGELEKVKQDPLWTDCCAISGCNLSFQLRNGELVAERPAVQDYVTATAVGRSEEKAGGSVSGRCLVTGTYGPLARLFKATPVPGGKSNAALVSFQKNSGYDSYGREQCFNAPIGQMAEFACSTALNTLLAKGSENKFSLGGVTTVFWAAEENPAAEELDELIRLMVQNSKDNPDRQTELVQSFMKSVYTGRRPEGQETQFYFLSLSPNITRIAVRCWKVGTVQEFARNLCRHFEDLAIVRSPRDYPYSSSSIRITAHPKIIVRSPRDYPYSSLTSLLAATALDCKMKNVAEPLTAATLSAVLEGKPYPDALFQQCLRRIRATREITASRAAILKAYLNRKLSEDHGKEIKMGLDRENGNSGYLCGRLFAVLEKCQGEAQPGINATVRDRYYGAASTTPSVVFGRLLALNGHHLDKLSIDRQINFKGLLEEIIDKINDFPAHLTLRDQGRFSIGYYHQMKDLFTANADKTQQ
- a CDS encoding LacI family DNA-binding transcriptional regulator; this encodes MAETIRKTSGNLRIRDIAELAGVSTAAVSAVLNNRRKTSDATRQRVLDIIGKYNYVPQSAARTLSGKRTFQIGFLLSCKVTLGLANNYFATILSGVHDICRSRNYHLVISTYDLSSINDFIMPANIQQRNVDGLVLAGITDLAVIRELQATDVPFVIVGGHYPEDVLCINNDEKKTTEEIISFFYNLGHRRLAFPAYYEVTERIYLEAWERLLKRFNWQDLILEFPHFTRAEFDEGELLADRWFETDPERRFTALIADDQFCAGFLGRFIGHGGRCPEEISVLASETPLSRYGVIPMSTVDYHNFAMGKQAGSCLIDLVEGKRTFQEISENLQWYRNTTEIIVRNSTGPLLKK
- the cas1c gene encoding type I-C CRISPR-associated endonuclease Cas1c, producing MRKLQNVLYVTTQGAYLNKDGQAVAVQIDGKEAGRFPIHNLKGIVVFGRVACSPYLMHFCAENEVSIAFCDENGHFLARVQGPVSGNVLLRRAQYRVADTVEGAARMTMFLLAGKLANTRAVLRRFCRDHEPENQPVRLAIRQLSQLIDGLRQATEVEVMRGIEGKAADVYFGVFDHLILNKSDEFQFQGRSRRPPLDRVNALLSFAYTILLNEVVGALESVGLDPASGFLHCDRPGRASLALDMLEEYRACLGDRLSLSLINLKQIGAGDFQVLSNGAVWLNDEGRKKFLTAWQQRKQEIVVHPVIGEKIPVGLLFWIQARLLAKYLRGEVEAYVPYIWK
- the cas4 gene encoding CRISPR-associated protein Cas4; the protein is MEYPEEEWLLISRLQHYLFCSRQFAILELEQYWSENFFTMSGKVLHCRVDLPGVRSGGRRRVEYSLPLCSRRLGLTGRADAVEFIVKGKVSEVYPIEYKRGKPKTERCDEVQLCAQALCLEEMMNRAIERAFLFYFETRERVEVKIDGPLRQLTLENVMACHQLIIEKISPPAVYQRRKCAACSVADYCLPIRKEDVSSWKQFEEALE
- the cas7c gene encoding type I-C CRISPR-associated protein Cas7/Csd2; the protein is MSDALNNRYDFMIVFDVQDGNPNGDPDAGNLPRVDAETGFGLVTDVCLKRKVRNYVQLVKELADGFDIFIKEKAILNDEISRAFASEEVKAVNAKDDGRRTETARQWMCRNYYDIRTFGAVMSTGENAGQVRGPVQLTFARSVEPVVTLEHSITRMAVATEKEAVKQKGDNRTMGRKYTVPYGLYVAKGFVSPQLAKQTGFCGKDLELFWQALMNMFEYDRSAARGVMSTRKLIVFKHADPLGDAPAWKLFDLVKIEQAGSSELPPRSFADYRVEIDRGACPDRVEIIEKL